A window of Acinonyx jubatus isolate Ajub_Pintada_27869175 chromosome E4, VMU_Ajub_asm_v1.0, whole genome shotgun sequence contains these coding sequences:
- the IL10 gene encoding interleukin-10, with amino-acid sequence MPSPALLCFLVFLAGVGASRHQSTLSEDNCTHFSVSLPHMLRELRAAFGKVKTFFQTKDELHSILLTRSLLEDFKGYLGCQALSEMIQFYLEEVMPQAENEDPDIKQHVNSLGEKLKTLRLRLRRCHRFLPCENKSKVVEQVKSTFSKLQEKGVYKAMGEFDIFINYIEAYMTMKMKI; translated from the exons ATGCCCAGCCCAGCACTTCTGTGTTTCCTGGTCTTCCTGGCCGGGGTAGGAGCCAGCCGACACCAGAGCACCCTGTCTGAGGACAACTGCACCCACTTCTCAGTCAGCCTGCCCCACATGCTCCGAGAGCTCCGAGCTGCCTTCGGCAAGGTGAAGACGTTCTTT CAAACCAAGGACGAGCTGCACAGCATATTGTTGACTAGGTCCTTGCTGGAGGACTTTAAG GGTTACCTGGGTTGCCAAGCCTTGTCCGAGATGATCCAGTTTTACTTGGAGGAGGTGATGCCCCAGGCTGAGAACGAGGACCCGGACATCAAACAGCACGTGAACTCCCTGGGAGAAAAGCTGAAGACCCTCCGGCTGAGACTGCGGCGCTGT CATCGATTTCTGCCCTGTGAAAACAAGAGCAAGGTGGTGGAGCAGGTGAAGAGTACCTTTAGTAAG CTCCAAGAGAAAGGTGTCTACAAAGCCATGGGTGAGTTTGACATCTTCATCAACTACATAGAAGCTTACATGACAATGAAGATGAAAATCTGA